The proteins below come from a single Rhodococcus sp. WMMA185 genomic window:
- a CDS encoding DUF6412 domain-containing protein, whose protein sequence is MERIWSVLTHGLTIVQLTWVAVLTLVITATLTSNGPTVAVGAAVAILLLLAVTGSESRSPLYLLTASVSGPHGEERRLRGAFRRQSAPDTPGRPRRPRAPGQVPTAA, encoded by the coding sequence ATGGAACGGATCTGGTCTGTTCTCACCCATGGGCTGACCATTGTTCAGCTGACGTGGGTGGCTGTCCTGACGCTGGTGATCACGGCAACGCTCACGAGCAATGGACCGACTGTGGCCGTCGGTGCAGCGGTTGCGATCCTTCTTCTGCTAGCGGTCACGGGGTCGGAATCCCGGTCCCCGCTGTACCTTTTGACCGCGTCGGTCTCCGGGCCGCACGGTGAGGAACGTAGACTCCGGGGCGCGTTCCGCCGGCAGAGCGCCCCGGATACACCCGGTCGTCCGCGACGCCCCCGAGCACCCGGGCAGGTCCCCACAGCCGCGTAG
- the yidC gene encoding membrane protein insertase YidC produces the protein MLDVIYYPVSAILWFWHKVFGSVLGPDNGFAWALAVVFLVFTLRILLLGPAIRQVRTTLQMQQLQPQIKALQKKYAGDRQRQATEMQKLQKEHGFNPLMGCLPALVQAPVFLGLYHVLRSFNRTGTGLGQLGMSPEVNANTPNYVFSAADVQSFLSARLFGAPISVAITSPDSTLASFAQFGGIPAVSTIAAVALPLMVIASLATHFNARASIARQSSEAAANPQSAIMNKLMLWVFPLGVLVGGPFLMIAILLYWVSNNIWTYGQQHFVFARIDREESAKHVAEAERRAPTTPKPGARPATRKKKRRR, from the coding sequence ATGCTCGATGTCATCTACTACCCTGTTTCAGCAATTCTGTGGTTCTGGCACAAAGTCTTCGGGTCGGTCTTGGGGCCGGACAACGGTTTCGCCTGGGCCCTGGCCGTGGTATTCCTGGTCTTCACCTTGCGAATCCTGTTGCTCGGACCAGCGATCCGGCAGGTCCGCACGACCCTCCAGATGCAGCAGCTGCAACCCCAGATCAAGGCGCTGCAGAAGAAGTACGCCGGCGACCGGCAACGGCAGGCAACCGAAATGCAGAAACTGCAGAAGGAGCACGGATTCAACCCACTGATGGGATGCCTACCTGCTCTGGTTCAAGCCCCCGTGTTCCTCGGTCTCTATCACGTCCTGCGATCGTTCAACCGGACCGGAACGGGGCTGGGGCAGCTCGGAATGTCCCCAGAGGTCAATGCAAACACCCCGAACTACGTTTTCAGCGCTGCGGACGTGCAGTCGTTCCTGAGCGCTCGCCTGTTCGGGGCACCGATCTCGGTCGCAATCACCAGCCCGGACAGCACGCTGGCATCTTTCGCACAGTTCGGCGGGATTCCGGCAGTATCCACAATCGCCGCCGTTGCGCTACCGCTGATGGTGATCGCAAGCCTCGCCACGCATTTCAACGCCCGGGCGTCGATTGCGAGGCAGAGTTCCGAGGCGGCCGCGAATCCACAGTCCGCCATTATGAACAAGCTGATGCTCTGGGTCTTTCCCCTCGGCGTCCTCGTCGGTGGGCCCTTCCTCATGATTGCGATCCTGCTGTACTGGGTCAGCAACAACATCTGGACCTACGGCCAACAGCACTTCGTATTCGCCAGGATCGATCGGGAGGAATCCGCGAAGCACGTAGCGGAGGCCGAAAGGCGTGCGCCGACAACCCCCAAACCGGGAGCCCGGCCTGCAACTCGGAAGAAGAAACGTAGGCGGTAG
- a CDS encoding acyl-CoA dehydrogenase family protein has product MINLELPKKLKASANQAHQVAAQIFRPISRKYDLAEHAYPKELDTMAAMVEGLNDSGKGAAGAALGRGDEPKVIGNVNGGNMSSLMNVIETCWGDVGLTLSIPYQGLGNSAIAAVATDEQLERFGKVWASMAITEPGFGSDSAAVTTTAVLDGDEYVLNGEKIFVTAGERSTHVVVWATVDKTKGRAAIKSFVVPRDAPGLSVARLEHKLGIKSSDTAVLLLQDCRIPKDNLLGTPEVNVEKGFGGVMQTFDNTRPIVAGMAIGLGRAALEELRTILTDAGVEISYDTPAYNQHAAAAEFLQLEADWEASYLLALRATWMADNKKPNSLEASMSKAKAGRTGTAVSLKAVELAGTFGYSERPLLEKWARDSKILDIFEGTQQIQQLIVARRLLGKSSAELK; this is encoded by the coding sequence ATGATCAACCTCGAACTTCCCAAGAAACTCAAAGCCTCCGCGAACCAGGCCCACCAGGTCGCGGCACAGATCTTCCGGCCCATCTCCCGCAAGTACGACCTTGCGGAGCACGCCTACCCGAAAGAACTCGACACCATGGCCGCCATGGTCGAGGGACTCAACGATTCGGGCAAGGGCGCTGCCGGTGCCGCGCTCGGACGTGGCGACGAACCGAAGGTTATCGGAAACGTCAACGGCGGCAACATGTCCTCGCTGATGAACGTCATCGAGACCTGCTGGGGCGACGTGGGCCTCACGCTCTCCATCCCCTATCAGGGCCTGGGTAACTCCGCAATCGCAGCGGTCGCCACGGACGAGCAACTCGAGAGGTTCGGCAAGGTGTGGGCCTCGATGGCCATCACCGAGCCCGGCTTCGGTTCCGACTCCGCCGCCGTCACCACCACCGCCGTGCTCGACGGGGACGAGTACGTCCTCAACGGCGAGAAGATCTTCGTCACGGCCGGCGAGCGTTCCACCCACGTCGTCGTATGGGCGACGGTCGACAAGACCAAGGGTCGCGCCGCAATCAAGTCCTTCGTCGTACCCCGCGACGCTCCGGGTCTGAGTGTCGCCCGCCTCGAGCACAAGCTGGGCATCAAGTCGTCCGACACAGCGGTGCTGTTATTGCAGGACTGCCGAATTCCGAAGGACAACCTGCTCGGCACACCTGAGGTGAACGTCGAGAAGGGCTTTGGCGGCGTCATGCAGACGTTCGACAACACCCGCCCCATCGTCGCGGGTATGGCAATCGGCCTCGGTCGCGCCGCACTCGAGGAACTGCGAACCATCCTCACCGACGCCGGAGTCGAGATCTCCTACGACACTCCCGCCTACAACCAGCACGCCGCTGCAGCAGAGTTCCTCCAGCTCGAGGCCGACTGGGAGGCCAGCTACCTGCTCGCCCTGCGCGCAACCTGGATGGCGGACAACAAGAAGCCGAACTCGCTCGAAGCCTCCATGTCGAAGGCAAAGGCCGGCCGCACCGGAACCGCCGTCTCGCTGAAGGCAGTCGAACTCGCCGGGACCTTCGGATACTCCGAGCGTCCCCTGCTCGAGAAGTGGGCACGCGACTCGAAGATCCTCGACATCTTCGAGGGAACGCAGCAGATCCAGCAACTGATCGTGGCCCGCCGCCTGCTCGGGAAATCGTCGGCCGAGCTCAAGTAG
- a CDS encoding acyl-CoA dehydrogenase family protein: MIMSKQDTVASKDSAKRKPRDTSAVGLNPVRRDAMGAAMRVLTKITGSDLAERYNLRQTIDRMTYEGTKTGFKTLGAATRGFKMVAGGGAPKRLPDNPAVNAGYFDLTPTDDQQMIVETVREFAAEILRPAGHDADAAAAAPADLVDRAAELGITVINVPEELDGAASERGAVTNSLVAEALAHGDMGLALPILAPSGVAVALTQWGTDSQQKTYLPAFTGEHVPNAAVVVSEPRALFDPYALETKAVRSPSGYKLNGVKSLVPAAASSELFVVAAELEGKPSFFIVESDSKGLVVEADPSMGLRAAGLGRLTLTDVAVPESALLGDGDSDIRKGEYADAIRLARLGWASLAVGTGQAVLDYVIPYVNERVAFGEPISNRQAVAFMVANIGIELDGLRLVTLRGASRAEQGLSFARESALARKLASEKGMQIGLDGVQLLGGHGYTKEHPVERWYRDLRAIGVAEGIVLI; encoded by the coding sequence GTGATCATGAGCAAACAAGACACTGTTGCCTCCAAAGACAGCGCGAAACGCAAGCCCCGCGACACGTCCGCGGTCGGCCTGAATCCCGTCAGGCGGGACGCGATGGGTGCCGCAATGCGTGTGCTGACCAAGATCACCGGGTCCGACCTTGCCGAGAGGTACAACCTCCGTCAGACGATCGACCGGATGACCTACGAAGGAACCAAGACCGGGTTCAAGACCCTTGGCGCGGCGACCCGGGGCTTCAAGATGGTCGCTGGTGGCGGGGCACCGAAACGCCTCCCCGACAACCCAGCGGTGAATGCGGGTTACTTCGATCTCACGCCGACCGACGACCAGCAGATGATCGTCGAGACGGTGCGCGAGTTCGCCGCCGAGATTCTGCGGCCCGCCGGCCATGACGCGGACGCGGCTGCCGCGGCACCCGCGGACTTGGTGGACCGCGCCGCCGAACTGGGCATCACGGTCATCAACGTCCCCGAGGAACTCGACGGTGCCGCCAGTGAGCGCGGAGCCGTCACCAACTCACTCGTGGCCGAGGCCCTCGCACACGGCGACATGGGGCTCGCGCTTCCGATCCTCGCGCCGAGCGGGGTCGCGGTCGCACTCACCCAGTGGGGCACCGATTCCCAACAGAAGACGTATCTTCCGGCCTTCACCGGCGAGCACGTGCCGAACGCGGCCGTTGTCGTCAGCGAGCCCCGCGCACTGTTCGACCCATACGCATTGGAAACCAAGGCTGTTCGTTCCCCCAGCGGCTACAAACTCAACGGCGTGAAAAGCCTTGTTCCCGCGGCTGCCTCGTCGGAGTTGTTCGTCGTGGCGGCCGAATTGGAGGGCAAGCCTTCCTTCTTCATCGTCGAGTCCGATTCCAAGGGACTCGTTGTCGAAGCGGACCCGAGTATGGGCCTGCGCGCAGCCGGACTCGGCCGTCTCACGCTCACCGACGTCGCGGTGCCGGAGTCCGCTCTGCTCGGTGACGGTGATTCCGATATCCGGAAGGGCGAATACGCGGACGCCATCCGGCTCGCTCGTCTCGGTTGGGCTTCGCTTGCGGTGGGAACCGGTCAAGCAGTTCTGGATTACGTGATTCCGTATGTCAACGAGCGCGTCGCGTTCGGAGAGCCGATCAGCAACCGCCAAGCGGTCGCCTTCATGGTCGCAAACATCGGCATCGAACTCGACGGGCTGCGCCTGGTGACATTGCGCGGGGCCTCGCGTGCCGAACAGGGACTCTCCTTCGCCCGGGAATCGGCCCTCGCCCGCAAGCTCGCATCCGAGAAGGGCATGCAGATCGGTCTGGACGGCGTCCAGTTGCTCGGCGGCCACGGCTACACCAAGGAGCACCCCGTCGAGCGTTGGTACCGCGACCTTCGCGCCATCGGCGTCGCCGAGGGCATCGTCCTGATCTGA
- the hisN gene encoding histidinol-phosphatase: MTDLHADLQLALRITDEADAITLARFGALDLSVDDKPDLSPVTDADLAVERAAREILESERADDAILGEEFGGDTVVSGRQWVIDPIDGTKNFVRGVPVWATLVALLEDGVPTVGVVSAPALARRWWAASGAGAWSTFNKSEPGRISVSAVDNLDSASLSFSSLSGWKDRGIREQFISLTDDVWRVRGFGDFFSYCLLAEGAVDIAAEPEVSLWDLAPLDVLVREAGGRFTNLAGTDGPHGGSALATNGLLHDEALTRLRSN, translated from the coding sequence GTGACCGACCTCCACGCCGACCTGCAACTCGCCCTCCGAATTACGGACGAAGCGGACGCGATCACCCTGGCCCGATTCGGAGCGCTCGATCTGTCGGTCGACGACAAGCCCGACCTCTCACCGGTCACCGATGCCGATCTTGCCGTGGAAAGAGCTGCCCGGGAGATTCTGGAGTCCGAGCGAGCGGACGACGCGATCCTGGGCGAGGAGTTCGGCGGCGACACTGTGGTCTCTGGGCGTCAGTGGGTCATCGATCCGATTGACGGCACCAAGAATTTCGTCCGTGGCGTGCCCGTGTGGGCGACCCTCGTCGCACTGCTCGAGGACGGCGTTCCCACGGTGGGCGTGGTGAGCGCACCGGCGCTTGCCCGCCGCTGGTGGGCCGCCTCGGGCGCCGGGGCCTGGAGCACGTTCAACAAGTCCGAACCCGGCCGCATCAGTGTGTCTGCCGTAGACAACTTGGATTCGGCCAGCCTGAGCTTCTCGAGTCTGTCGGGATGGAAGGACCGCGGAATCCGGGAGCAGTTCATCTCCCTCACCGACGACGTCTGGCGGGTCCGAGGATTCGGCGACTTCTTCTCGTACTGCCTGCTCGCCGAAGGTGCCGTCGACATAGCCGCCGAGCCGGAAGTGTCGCTGTGGGATCTCGCTCCTCTCGATGTGCTGGTTCGTGAGGCCGGTGGACGATTCACGAATCTCGCGGGTACCGACGGCCCCCACGGTGGCAGCGCGCTGGCTACCAACGGGTTGCTCCACGATGAAGCGTTGACACGACTGCGCTCGAACTGA
- a CDS encoding beta-class carbonic anhydrase: MSVTDEYLKNNEAYAAEFSGPLPLPPSKHVAVVACMDARLDVYRMLGMHLGEAHVIRNAGGVVTYDEIRSLAISQRLLGTTEIILIHHTDCGMLTFTDDDFKRSIQDEVGIKPAWSVEAFSDIAEDVRQSLRRIESSPFIKATTSLRGFIFDVATGRLDEVKID, encoded by the coding sequence ATGAGCGTGACCGATGAGTATCTGAAGAACAACGAGGCCTACGCGGCCGAATTCTCCGGCCCACTGCCACTTCCGCCGAGCAAACACGTCGCCGTCGTCGCCTGCATGGACGCGCGCCTGGACGTGTATCGGATGCTGGGGATGCACTTGGGTGAGGCCCACGTCATCCGGAACGCCGGCGGAGTGGTGACCTACGACGAGATACGGTCACTCGCGATCAGCCAACGACTGCTCGGAACCACCGAGATCATCCTGATACATCACACGGACTGCGGAATGCTCACCTTCACCGACGACGACTTCAAGCGTTCCATCCAGGACGAGGTCGGAATCAAGCCGGCATGGTCGGTGGAAGCCTTCTCTGATATCGCCGAGGACGTCCGGCAGTCGCTTCGCCGCATCGAATCGAGCCCCTTCATCAAGGCTACGACCTCTCTCCGCGGGTTCATCTTCGATGTCGCCACCGGAAGACTGGACGAGGTCAAGATCGACTGA
- the prfB gene encoding peptide chain release factor 2: MHPDVSADLDDLDTTLRTVESVVDVEELRRRINELEHQAADPDLWNDQEHAQQVTSQLSHSQTELRRVEELRSRLDDMPVLYELAEDEGPDAVADADAERRSLREDIAAMEVKTMLSGEYDERDALVNIRSGAGGVDAADWAEMLMRMYIRWAEKHGYGVEVYDTSYAEEAGIKSATFAVKAPYSYGTLSVEMGTHRLVRISPFDNQGRRQTSFAEVEVLPVVETTDHIDVNENDVRVDVYRSSGPGGQSVNTTDSAVRLTHIPTGIVVTCQNEKSQLQNKVSAMRVLQAKLLEVKRKEERAEMDALKGEGGSSWGNQMRSYVLHPYQMVKDLRTEYEVNNPSSVLDGDIDGFLESGIRWRMRENQVS; the protein is encoded by the coding sequence GTGCATCCCGACGTATCCGCAGACCTGGACGATCTCGACACGACCCTTCGGACCGTCGAATCGGTGGTGGACGTGGAGGAGTTGCGCCGCCGGATCAACGAACTCGAACACCAGGCGGCCGACCCCGACCTCTGGAACGACCAGGAACATGCACAGCAGGTCACCAGTCAGCTGTCGCATTCTCAGACCGAGTTGCGTCGTGTCGAGGAGCTGCGCTCGCGACTGGACGACATGCCCGTCCTCTACGAACTCGCAGAGGACGAAGGACCCGATGCTGTCGCGGACGCCGACGCGGAGCGCCGCAGCCTTCGGGAAGACATCGCCGCGATGGAAGTCAAGACGATGCTGTCCGGTGAATACGACGAGCGCGACGCGCTCGTGAACATTCGCTCGGGCGCGGGAGGCGTGGACGCCGCAGACTGGGCCGAGATGCTGATGCGCATGTACATCCGATGGGCGGAGAAGCACGGCTACGGCGTCGAGGTCTACGACACCTCCTACGCGGAAGAGGCCGGCATCAAGAGTGCGACATTCGCGGTCAAGGCGCCCTACAGCTACGGCACATTGTCCGTCGAGATGGGCACACACCGGTTGGTACGCATCAGTCCGTTCGACAACCAGGGTCGCCGCCAGACGTCGTTTGCCGAGGTCGAGGTGCTGCCCGTGGTCGAGACGACCGACCACATCGACGTCAACGAGAACGACGTCCGCGTCGACGTGTACCGATCGTCGGGCCCCGGGGGCCAGTCGGTCAACACCACCGACTCCGCGGTCCGTCTGACGCACATCCCGACCGGCATCGTCGTGACCTGCCAGAACGAGAAGTCGCAGCTGCAGAACAAGGTGTCGGCTATGCGCGTTCTGCAGGCCAAACTACTCGAGGTCAAGCGCAAGGAGGAGCGCGCCGAAATGGACGCGCTCAAGGGCGAGGGCGGCAGCTCCTGGGGTAATCAGATGCGGTCCTATGTGCTGCACCCGTACCAGATGGTGAAGGATCTGCGCACCGAGTACGAGGTCAACAACCCTTCGTCGGTCCTCGATGGAGATATCGACGGTTTCCTCGAATCGGGCATCCGTTGGCGGATGCGCGAGAACCAGGTGTCCTAG
- a CDS encoding mechanosensitive ion channel family protein, translating into MFVPTENLLEWLKSTGLAVTLTVLGALLLARFASWSGSRVTERIDNNYKLGDALVRSEASKHRHSVAQVITWAVITIIYVIATARVLNQLGLPLGSLVAPATVIGAALGFGAQRVVQDMLAGFFIVTERQYGFGDTVRLAVLGSSDDAEGVIEDVTLRVTRMRNTDGEVIIVPNGQIVKAINLSKDWARAVIDVPVPARSDIAKVNEVLHQVGVDAFADRALKELLIDEPTVMGVETLAVDEISIRVVARTLPGKQFQVGRALRVRIATAMSHQGIAVEPDLHTVRAGGVQV; encoded by the coding sequence ATGTTCGTCCCGACTGAGAATCTGCTCGAATGGTTGAAATCGACCGGGCTGGCAGTGACCCTGACGGTGCTCGGAGCCCTCTTGCTGGCCAGATTCGCCAGCTGGAGCGGCAGCAGAGTCACCGAGCGGATCGACAACAATTACAAACTGGGGGACGCCCTCGTCCGGTCGGAGGCGAGCAAGCACCGGCACTCGGTCGCGCAAGTGATCACCTGGGCGGTCATCACCATCATCTATGTGATCGCAACCGCAAGGGTGCTGAACCAGCTGGGCCTGCCTCTCGGGAGCCTGGTGGCACCGGCCACCGTGATCGGTGCGGCCCTCGGATTCGGCGCCCAGCGTGTCGTCCAGGACATGCTGGCCGGGTTCTTCATCGTCACCGAACGCCAGTACGGGTTCGGTGACACGGTTCGGCTCGCGGTCCTGGGTTCTTCCGACGACGCGGAGGGAGTCATCGAGGACGTCACGCTCCGCGTCACCCGGATGCGGAACACCGACGGTGAGGTGATCATCGTCCCCAACGGTCAGATCGTGAAGGCGATCAACCTGTCGAAGGACTGGGCGCGCGCGGTGATCGATGTTCCCGTACCGGCCAGATCGGACATTGCCAAGGTCAACGAAGTGCTTCACCAGGTCGGTGTCGACGCATTCGCGGACCGCGCACTGAAGGAACTGCTGATCGACGAGCCGACGGTGATGGGGGTCGAGACCCTGGCCGTCGACGAGATCAGCATTCGCGTAGTGGCGCGAACCCTGCCGGGCAAGCAGTTCCAGGTCGGTCGCGCTTTGCGTGTGCGGATCGCGACCGCCATGAGTCACCAGGGGATTGCCGTGGAACCGGACCTACACACCGTGCGTGCCGGCGGGGTGCAGGTATGA
- the ftsE gene encoding cell division ATP-binding protein FtsE produces MISVENVSKSYKTSTRPALDKASVEVDKGEFVFLIGPSGSGKSTFMRLLLKEESPTSGDIHIAGFHVNKLSARRVPKLRQSMGCVFQDFRLLQKKTVSENVAFALEVIGKPRSMIGRTVPEVLEMVGLSGKADRMPTELSGGEQQRVAIARAFVNRPLVLLCDEPTGNLDPETSQEIMLLLERINRTGTTVLMATHDHHIVDSMRRRVVELDLGRVVRDEARGVYGVGR; encoded by the coding sequence GTGATCAGCGTCGAGAATGTGTCGAAGTCGTACAAGACCTCCACGAGACCGGCCTTGGACAAGGCGAGCGTCGAGGTAGACAAGGGCGAATTCGTCTTCTTGATCGGGCCGTCGGGCTCGGGAAAATCGACCTTCATGCGACTGCTTCTGAAGGAGGAATCGCCGACGTCCGGCGACATTCACATCGCGGGATTCCACGTCAACAAGCTTTCCGCCCGGCGCGTGCCGAAGCTGCGGCAGAGCATGGGCTGCGTGTTCCAAGACTTCCGGTTGCTGCAGAAGAAGACCGTGTCCGAGAACGTGGCCTTCGCTCTCGAGGTGATCGGCAAACCGCGCAGCATGATCGGGCGAACGGTTCCCGAGGTCCTCGAGATGGTCGGATTGTCGGGTAAGGCGGACCGAATGCCCACGGAACTCTCGGGAGGGGAGCAGCAGCGTGTCGCAATCGCGCGAGCATTTGTGAACCGGCCACTCGTGCTGCTGTGCGACGAGCCCACCGGCAACCTCGATCCGGAGACGAGCCAGGAGATCATGTTGCTGCTCGAACGGATCAACCGCACCGGAACCACGGTCTTGATGGCGACACACGATCATCACATCGTCGACTCGATGCGCCGTCGCGTGGTGGAATTGGACCTCGGCAGAGTGGTGCGCGACGAGGCTCGGGGCGTGTACGGAGTGGGACGCTAG
- the ftsX gene encoding permease-like cell division protein FtsX, with translation MRASFIFSEVFTGLRRNVTMTIAMILTTAISLALFGSGLLVVQMAGKTQQIFLDRVEVQIFLTDDISTTDPGCQGEICSSLRRDLEETPSVVSVQYLNRDDAVKDATERVFKDQPELAALVSPDTFPASFKIKLSDPERFGVINEEFGTRPGVESVLNQRELVERLFSVLSGVRNGAFAIAIVQAVAAIFLIANMVQIAAYTRRTEVGIMRLVGATRWYTQLPFLLEAVVAALVGAVLAIAGLFAAKNLFIDDVLSDLYSANILARISNSDVLFVSPVLLLAGMGMAAVTAYVTLRLYVRE, from the coding sequence ATGCGTGCCAGTTTCATATTCAGCGAGGTCTTCACGGGACTTCGCCGCAACGTCACCATGACCATCGCAATGATCCTCACCACCGCGATCTCCCTCGCCCTGTTCGGTAGTGGCTTGCTGGTGGTGCAGATGGCTGGAAAGACGCAGCAGATCTTCCTGGACCGCGTCGAGGTTCAGATCTTCCTCACCGACGACATCTCGACGACCGATCCCGGGTGCCAGGGTGAGATCTGTAGCTCGCTGCGAAGGGATCTGGAAGAAACACCGTCGGTGGTGTCGGTGCAGTACCTCAATCGCGATGACGCGGTGAAGGATGCCACCGAGCGGGTGTTCAAGGATCAGCCGGAACTCGCGGCGCTGGTCAGCCCCGACACTTTCCCGGCCTCGTTCAAGATCAAGCTCAGTGATCCCGAGCGGTTCGGAGTGATCAACGAGGAGTTCGGTACGCGACCGGGAGTCGAGAGCGTTCTCAATCAACGCGAATTGGTGGAGCGACTTTTCAGTGTTCTGAGTGGTGTGCGCAACGGCGCGTTCGCGATCGCGATCGTTCAGGCCGTGGCGGCGATTTTCTTGATCGCGAACATGGTTCAGATCGCTGCCTACACCCGTCGTACCGAGGTCGGCATCATGAGGCTCGTGGGTGCAACCCGGTGGTATACGCAGTTGCCGTTCCTGCTCGAGGCCGTGGTCGCCGCGTTGGTCGGTGCCGTGCTCGCGATCGCGGGGTTGTTCGCTGCGAAGAATCTGTTCATCGACGACGTGCTCTCGGACCTGTATTCAGCCAACATCCTTGCCCGGATCTCCAACAGCGATGTGCTCTTCGTTTCGCCTGTCTTGTTGCTGGCGGGCATGGGCATGGCGGCGGTCACTGCATACGTGACGCTGCGCCTGTATGTGCGCGAGTAA
- the smpB gene encoding SsrA-binding protein SmpB, which produces MKEKGRKVIATNRKARHNYTILDVYEAGIALVGTEVKSLREGKASLVDAFATVDDGEVWLRSLHIPEYTQGTWTNHSPRRTRKLLLHKREIEHLVGKTREGNQTLVPLSMYFSDGKVKVELALAKGKQDYDKRQALARRTAEREVTRELGRRVKGMR; this is translated from the coding sequence GTGAAGGAAAAGGGCCGCAAGGTCATTGCAACCAATCGCAAGGCGCGGCACAACTACACCATCCTCGACGTCTACGAGGCCGGGATCGCTCTGGTAGGCACCGAGGTGAAGAGCCTGCGCGAGGGTAAGGCATCGCTGGTCGATGCGTTCGCAACCGTCGACGACGGCGAGGTCTGGCTGCGCTCCTTGCATATTCCCGAATACACGCAGGGCACCTGGACCAACCACTCGCCGCGCCGCACGCGGAAGTTGCTGTTGCACAAGCGCGAGATCGAGCACCTCGTCGGCAAGACACGTGAGGGCAACCAGACTCTCGTGCCGCTGTCGATGTACTTCTCCGACGGCAAAGTCAAGGTGGAACTCGCTCTCGCGAAGGGCAAGCAGGACTATGACAAGCGCCAGGCTCTGGCCCGGCGCACGGCCGAGCGTGAGGTGACCCGCGAACTCGGACGCCGGGTCAAGGGCATGCGCTGA
- a CDS encoding DMT family transporter codes for MLALVAAIGYGVSDFVGGVASRRVAALRVVIVSYPLSLLIVLAIAPFVGGTFTASSLLWGAASGIAGGVAIWWFYLALASGPMSVVSPLTAVLVAGIPVLIGLALGERPGLIAFAGIIVALAAVVLVSRESPDETAGEVAGRRALTFTRTVALLTVGSGVAFALAFVALSEIGDDGGLWPLAVSRASATAVVWLVALSSGHFAAPHGEPLKLAVYVSFLDVLANAALLYAFQGGLLSLVSVIGALYPAATVLLAMVMLGERVSKVQQAGMLLALASVGMIAVAS; via the coding sequence CTGCTCGCTCTGGTGGCAGCGATCGGCTACGGAGTGAGTGATTTCGTCGGAGGTGTCGCATCCCGCAGAGTTGCCGCTCTGCGCGTCGTCATCGTCTCGTATCCGCTGTCGTTGCTGATCGTTCTCGCCATCGCCCCTTTCGTCGGAGGGACATTCACCGCGTCCTCCCTCCTCTGGGGTGCCGCGTCGGGAATCGCGGGGGGAGTGGCGATCTGGTGGTTCTACCTTGCCTTGGCGTCGGGACCGATGTCGGTAGTCTCGCCGCTCACAGCTGTCCTCGTGGCGGGGATTCCCGTGCTCATCGGCTTGGCGCTCGGGGAACGGCCCGGGTTGATCGCGTTCGCCGGGATCATCGTGGCCCTCGCCGCCGTTGTCCTCGTGAGTCGTGAATCACCCGACGAGACTGCCGGCGAGGTCGCAGGCAGGCGGGCATTGACGTTCACCCGAACGGTTGCTCTCCTGACCGTTGGATCCGGAGTCGCGTTCGCACTTGCATTCGTAGCGTTGAGCGAGATCGGTGACGATGGTGGGTTGTGGCCTCTCGCCGTGTCGCGTGCCTCGGCAACAGCGGTTGTATGGCTCGTAGCGTTGTCGTCAGGACACTTCGCCGCGCCGCACGGCGAACCATTGAAGCTCGCCGTTTATGTGAGTTTCCTCGACGTTCTCGCCAACGCCGCGTTGCTGTATGCCTTCCAAGGCGGATTGCTGTCGCTCGTCAGTGTGATCGGCGCGCTCTATCCCGCCGCGACGGTACTGCTGGCGATGGTGATGCTCGGTGAGCGGGTGAGCAAGGTGCAGCAGGCGGGCATGCTTCTTGCCCTGGCCTCTGTTGGAATGATCGCCGTGGCCAGCTGA
- a CDS encoding fluoride efflux transporter FluC gives MDQPQRATATRTRRETKVVETKPVAVVAVGGALGAAARFTLAEQWPGIWTVLAINVIGSLLLGYLAEMVGPDRLWRLFLGIGVLGGFTTFSTFAVDAVGEHPVTAAVYVAATLIPALLAARLGMLAGHRHRSARKAPA, from the coding sequence ATGGATCAACCGCAGCGTGCGACTGCGACGAGGACTCGAAGGGAAACGAAGGTGGTCGAGACGAAACCCGTGGCGGTGGTCGCCGTGGGAGGTGCGCTCGGGGCTGCCGCGAGATTCACATTGGCAGAGCAGTGGCCTGGAATCTGGACCGTTCTCGCCATCAATGTCATCGGTTCTCTGTTGCTCGGGTATCTGGCCGAGATGGTCGGACCTGATCGGCTATGGCGACTGTTTCTCGGAATCGGTGTGCTCGGTGGATTCACCACGTTCTCGACCTTCGCGGTCGATGCCGTCGGGGAACATCCGGTGACCGCTGCTGTCTACGTGGCAGCCACTTTGATCCCGGCTCTGCTGGCTGCGCGCCTGGGCATGCTCGCCGGACATCGACACAGGTCGGCACGAAAGGCGCCCGCGTGA